Proteins from one Bradyrhizobium roseum genomic window:
- a CDS encoding host nuclease inhibitor protein, with amino-acid sequence MTQTLRAWCFPSGLIEFGTAVPKGAIVFARGPEKQLREFIDVNARHARVIGGRRGRMPGTVQLLVPGIPEADSQLAALEALCRWVKWIGINPPKGVRVLPR; translated from the coding sequence GCTTCCCGTCCGGCCTGATCGAGTTCGGTACCGCCGTGCCGAAAGGCGCGATCGTGTTCGCGCGCGGGCCGGAAAAGCAGCTTCGCGAGTTCATCGACGTCAATGCGCGTCATGCACGGGTGATCGGCGGGCGGCGCGGAAGGATGCCGGGCACGGTGCAGTTGCTCGTGCCCGGCATCCCCGAAGCCGACAGCCAGTTGGCCGCGCTCGAGGCCCTCTGCCGTTGGGTCAAATGGATCGGGATCAATCCGCCCAAGGGCGTGCGGGTGTTGCCGCGATGA